In Spirobacillus cienkowskii, a genomic segment contains:
- a CDS encoding flagellar FlbD family protein, which translates to MIKLTKIDGHEIHINHCNIQWIETLPDTTITILSGARIIVKESLNEVLRLIDERINYENSFCLNNDFNISHINSEKLPHMT; encoded by the coding sequence GTGATTAAATTAACAAAGATTGATGGACATGAAATTCATATTAACCATTGTAATATTCAATGGATTGAAACACTTCCTGATACAACAATTACAATCTTAAGTGGTGCTAGAATAATTGTTAAAGAGTCGTTAAATGAGGTGTTGCGGCTAATTGACGAAAGAATAAATTACGAAAATAGTTTTTGTTTAAACAATGATTTTAATATTTCTCATATTAATAGCGAAAAATTGCCTCACATGACATAA
- a CDS encoding DUF177 domain-containing protein: MKSNISVPLSKIGEALHITFGNFPNPDSSNLHFQSLMTDGMAHFFHENEIANDALGNPKIFGSITITREDALFRIQGRLSFCIKLECVRSLHNFEDEVSAEMNAFYVSKNSYQSTQFNKVGIHSQNLDEEFEYSASDLETYTFQGSTIVLDELLLDTLYCAIPELPLCRPNCKGLCSECGTDLNHYDILGTPKLIAHSPSCSLSHQNFSSKI, from the coding sequence ATGAAAAGCAATATTTCAGTACCATTATCAAAAATTGGCGAAGCACTGCACATCACTTTTGGCAATTTCCCCAACCCAGACAGCAGCAACCTACATTTTCAATCGCTCATGACAGATGGCATGGCGCATTTTTTTCACGAAAATGAAATTGCAAATGACGCTCTTGGAAACCCCAAAATATTTGGATCCATAACAATTACAAGAGAAGACGCGTTATTTCGTATTCAAGGACGCTTGTCCTTTTGTATAAAACTAGAATGTGTTCGTTCTCTTCACAATTTTGAAGACGAGGTTTCTGCCGAAATGAATGCGTTTTATGTTTCTAAAAACTCTTATCAAAGTACGCAGTTTAATAAAGTAGGCATACATTCGCAAAATCTCGATGAAGAGTTTGAGTATTCTGCATCAGATTTAGAAACATATACATTTCAGGGAAGTACTATAGTACTTGATGAATTGCTGTTGGATACTTTGTACTGCGCAATTCCAGAGTTGCCTCTTTGCCGCCCAAATTGCAAGGGGCTCTGTTCTGAATGTGGAACAGATTTAAATCATTACGATATTTTGGGAACTCCCAAGCTCATAGCTCACTCTCCATCGTGCTCGTTGAGTCATCAAAATTTTTCTTCAAAAATTTAA
- a CDS encoding LysM domain-containing protein gives MQIALKIIILLKIHLTICLLSSVPFLNAQTNSETIEYKVKEHDTLIKILKKHRIKPIYGNTGALAEALKLNPKKQTHNGNLIFVGEILIIPKHLMNTENNKSQSATKIQKDKITKDKVQKVKPIASEINKEVKKEKLETPKKKEEVLFKSNNPFEFDKPQKTEQTQIFKPSTTEIQVPKNNSSISESKEILHSNKQESHNPIANSKEEHNSSNNMHSTSVSIFENAEQLLPDYGHYCKPDPICTIWLWDLNNRCCNLQNSPLLLSNDTGI, from the coding sequence ATGCAAATAGCGTTAAAAATCATAATATTATTAAAAATACATTTAACGATTTGCTTATTATCATCTGTTCCATTTCTAAACGCTCAAACCAATTCAGAAACAATAGAATATAAGGTTAAAGAGCATGATACGCTGATTAAAATTCTTAAAAAACATAGAATTAAACCAATTTATGGAAACACTGGCGCACTTGCCGAAGCTCTAAAATTAAATCCTAAGAAACAAACGCATAATGGCAACCTAATTTTTGTTGGTGAAATATTGATAATTCCTAAACACTTGATGAACACAGAAAATAATAAATCGCAATCAGCTACAAAAATTCAAAAAGATAAAATCACAAAAGATAAAGTTCAAAAAGTAAAACCCATTGCATCTGAAATCAACAAAGAGGTTAAAAAAGAAAAATTAGAAACACCAAAAAAGAAAGAAGAAGTTTTGTTTAAATCAAACAATCCATTTGAATTTGACAAACCACAAAAAACAGAACAAACACAAATTTTTAAACCTTCAACAACAGAAATTCAAGTTCCCAAAAACAATTCTTCAATTTCTGAATCCAAAGAAATACTGCATTCAAATAAACAAGAATCACACAATCCAATTGCGAATAGCAAAGAAGAACACAATTCTTCAAATAATATGCATAGTACTTCAGTTTCAATTTTTGAAAATGCAGAACAACTTTTACCTGATTATGGTCACTACTGTAAGCCTGATCCAATTTGTACAATATGGTTATGGGATTTAAATAATCGTTGTTGCAATTTGCAAAATTCCCCTCTGTTACTCTCAAATGATACTGGAATTTGA
- a CDS encoding DNA-processing protein DprA, whose product MNNKINNTEYWLLQTQLKHKLLRTITQYLKNDSNNHLVDLSFIKKQFNINIEEKNANKKNIISRFELEKILSKPFMHPALLAFEYLGNIQILNQPIVAIIGSRRPTYYGRQQTHHFAKTLAEHGMTIVSGGALGIDAIANAVGHEYGSSCAVIGSGIEKPYPASNIKLFHSLTASNRGLVLSEFNSEDIAQKWNFPRRNISIAALADFILVIEAKITSGSLITAHAALDLGIDVGALPGDINRANSCGTIELIKNGAFCIKTPYDVIERVQYITKTYRKNDLFSNKGLYGERIF is encoded by the coding sequence ATGAACAACAAAATCAACAATACCGAATATTGGTTATTACAAACCCAACTAAAACATAAATTATTAAGAACTATAACACAATATTTAAAAAACGACTCTAATAATCATTTGGTAGACTTAAGTTTTATAAAAAAACAATTCAATATCAATATAGAAGAAAAAAATGCTAATAAAAAAAATATCATATCTCGATTTGAACTCGAAAAAATATTAAGCAAACCTTTTATGCATCCTGCACTTTTAGCATTTGAATATTTGGGTAACATTCAAATTCTCAATCAGCCAATTGTCGCGATTATTGGTTCGAGACGTCCAACATATTATGGCCGCCAGCAAACTCATCACTTTGCAAAAACACTTGCCGAACATGGAATGACAATTGTCTCAGGAGGAGCTTTAGGAATCGATGCTATTGCCAACGCAGTCGGACATGAATATGGTAGCTCGTGCGCAGTCATTGGCAGTGGTATAGAAAAACCATACCCTGCCTCAAATATTAAATTATTTCATTCATTAACAGCATCAAATCGAGGTTTAGTTTTGAGTGAGTTCAATTCAGAAGACATTGCACAAAAATGGAATTTTCCTCGTAGAAATATTTCAATTGCAGCACTTGCTGATTTTATACTAGTCATTGAAGCAAAAATTACCAGTGGTAGTTTGATTACAGCTCATGCAGCACTTGATCTTGGTATTGATGTTGGAGCTTTACCTGGCGATATCAATAGAGCAAATAGCTGCGGCACAATTGAACTCATCAAAAATGGAGCTTTTTGCATAAAAACGCCCTACGATGTGATTGAGCGAGTTCAATATATAACAAAAACTTACAGAAAAAACGATTTATTTAGCAATAAAGGTTTATATGGAGAAAGAATTTTTTGA
- a CDS encoding RecB family exonuclease — translation MEKEFFERTPFLNHYQAIKEFANLFCEGFSKNSDLSYSVVCERKEDIISVRNQLFYEINLILNHNDNSTLCGISMYTLDELARNFCASIASSTEKNTLNEIPSFIFKPYLDITTQEKLVEYILYFYGYFNNDALPIAKQILSFIDFQWPEDYNFAKLLINTQNKENINTVQEINESSLRQILATYHYAIYELNNYCRLQNLVTEYLQFNYIKHIHEINENPHLNFVLPNKFLSGNILWISAPEFKTQNNLITNNNNHENAIKPGNFQKYFIEEFKNYILKTRDILYKNNSCFFNSRFIISETNKELNNNNISFYVAENKHCFVKKVEELKIENNNFILLGDFNPGKLCEIDLNANGAYPISQQFYNAWKNNDKNFTKYSEVFPQIDKNYNDFIEYISLITNEKYLKNIGKEYNIVGHSLSIDFLEELFKKIASKETVNLGLENIFASFPKVLSLFSCKNNPNKLIIIGRIHAPTSSSFHVKVLNNAISLLKKQNIKIDHPASEIMYRGFWKNLLSHEVTIDFYLESINELDNFPSYLKPQKNIIKFGKKFIETPVSKIIKKFSPQNEKKLLNDWRKYLNTSNNKISITGFERYVNCPLQFFLSEVIGIKKNQYDILKSENEQIGISLHFLAEQFMTRLVSSLGNANYAKVMLPIYNDIIQCLKNEKLFLTSKKEIWVKAIYCQIEKHGTLFENSIKLAFEEALNIIWQPINLKNMSEFNLAQFREVVKRTFFRFLKIEAKLAENLTNCLTGIERERPVNINLGGVNLSGKIDRIDATPNGLHIIDYKTTQISKTEKKLALLPSDLKNCKSSKLSVQGALYCLAWSKNHLLDDEDYRDSIHSFSLFQLKNLDDFSNPILSYNFTPKLTPSESIYNSLFQEYSEYALRLKDGNFYPNPLHTKTCDFCDFNKICPAVVLNNFNSDGDCEENE, via the coding sequence ATGGAGAAAGAATTTTTTGAAAGAACTCCGTTTTTAAATCACTATCAAGCCATTAAAGAATTTGCAAATTTATTTTGTGAAGGGTTTTCAAAAAATTCTGATTTGTCTTATTCTGTGGTGTGTGAACGCAAAGAAGATATTATTAGTGTCAGAAATCAGTTATTTTACGAAATCAACTTAATACTGAATCATAATGATAATTCCACACTATGTGGAATTTCTATGTACACACTTGATGAACTTGCCAGAAATTTTTGCGCCTCCATTGCAAGCTCAACAGAAAAAAACACTCTAAATGAAATTCCTAGTTTTATTTTTAAACCATATTTAGATATTACGACTCAAGAAAAATTAGTTGAATACATCCTTTATTTTTATGGCTATTTTAATAACGATGCCTTACCTATTGCAAAACAAATTTTATCTTTTATTGATTTTCAATGGCCAGAAGATTACAATTTTGCAAAATTACTTATTAATACACAAAATAAAGAAAATATCAATACTGTTCAAGAAATTAATGAATCTTCTTTAAGACAAATATTAGCCACATATCATTACGCAATATATGAACTTAATAACTACTGCAGACTACAAAATTTAGTGACTGAATACTTACAATTTAATTACATAAAACATATACATGAAATCAATGAAAATCCTCATTTAAATTTCGTACTCCCTAATAAATTTTTATCAGGAAATATTCTTTGGATTTCTGCACCAGAGTTTAAAACTCAAAACAACTTAATAACCAATAACAACAATCACGAAAATGCTATAAAACCAGGAAATTTTCAAAAATATTTTATTGAAGAATTTAAAAATTATATTTTGAAAACAAGAGATATATTATATAAAAATAATTCTTGTTTTTTTAATTCTCGTTTTATAATTTCTGAAACAAATAAAGAATTAAATAATAATAACATAAGTTTTTATGTGGCAGAAAATAAACACTGCTTTGTAAAAAAAGTAGAAGAATTAAAAATTGAAAATAACAATTTTATCCTATTAGGAGATTTTAATCCTGGAAAACTTTGCGAAATAGATCTAAATGCCAATGGAGCGTATCCTATTTCTCAACAATTTTATAATGCTTGGAAAAATAATGATAAAAATTTTACAAAATATTCAGAAGTATTTCCACAAATTGACAAAAATTACAATGACTTTATTGAATATATATCGCTAATAACTAATGAAAAATATTTAAAAAATATAGGAAAAGAATATAATATTGTAGGTCATTCTTTAAGTATTGATTTTTTAGAAGAACTTTTTAAAAAAATTGCTTCAAAAGAAACTGTAAACTTAGGTTTAGAAAATATTTTTGCTTCTTTTCCAAAGGTATTATCTCTTTTTTCTTGTAAAAACAATCCAAATAAATTAATTATTATTGGTCGTATTCATGCACCAACTAGTTCAAGTTTTCATGTTAAAGTTTTAAATAACGCTATTTCACTACTAAAAAAACAAAATATAAAAATTGACCATCCTGCAAGCGAAATCATGTATCGTGGTTTCTGGAAAAATCTTTTAAGTCATGAAGTTACTATTGATTTTTATCTTGAAAGTATTAATGAACTTGATAATTTTCCGAGCTATCTCAAACCTCAAAAAAATATTATTAAGTTTGGAAAAAAATTTATTGAAACTCCTGTTAGTAAGATAATTAAAAAATTTTCTCCTCAAAATGAAAAAAAATTACTGAATGATTGGAGAAAATATTTAAATACTTCTAATAATAAAATATCAATCACTGGTTTTGAACGATATGTGAATTGTCCTTTACAGTTTTTCTTATCAGAAGTGATTGGAATTAAAAAAAATCAATATGACATTTTAAAATCAGAAAATGAACAAATTGGAATTTCTTTACACTTTCTTGCTGAGCAATTTATGACTCGCCTTGTATCAAGCTTAGGAAACGCTAATTATGCTAAAGTTATGCTCCCAATATACAATGACATTATTCAATGCTTAAAAAATGAAAAATTATTTCTTACCAGTAAAAAAGAAATTTGGGTTAAAGCAATTTATTGCCAAATTGAAAAACATGGGACGTTGTTTGAAAATTCAATTAAATTAGCATTTGAAGAAGCCCTTAATATTATTTGGCAACCTATTAATCTAAAAAATATGTCTGAATTTAATTTAGCACAATTTCGAGAAGTTGTTAAAAGAACATTTTTCAGATTTTTAAAAATTGAAGCAAAATTAGCAGAAAATTTAACCAATTGTTTAACTGGCATTGAAAGAGAAAGGCCAGTAAATATTAACTTAGGAGGCGTTAATCTTTCTGGAAAAATTGATAGAATTGATGCCACACCCAACGGCCTTCACATTATTGATTATAAAACAACACAAATTTCAAAAACAGAAAAAAAACTCGCTTTGTTACCTTCTGATTTAAAAAATTGCAAATCCTCTAAGCTTTCAGTTCAAGGAGCTTTATATTGTTTAGCATGGTCAAAAAATCATCTTTTAGATGATGAAGACTATAGAGACAGTATTCATTCGTTTTCATTATTTCAATTAAAAAATTTAGATGACTTCTCTAACCCAATTTTATCATATAATTTTACCCCTAAATTAACACCAAGTGAATCAATTTATAATTCTTTATTTCAAGAATATAGCGAGTATGCCTTACGCCTAAAAGATGGTAATTTTTACCCTAATCCGCTTCATACTAAAACATGTGACTTTTGTGATTTTAATAAAATTTGTCCTGCAGTTGTGCTCAATAATTTTAATTCAGATGGAGATTGCGAAGAAAATGAATAA
- a CDS encoding UvrD-helicase domain-containing protein yields the protein MNKFTAEQLQCIDFFPNAKDTYQHLLIEAGAGAGKTEVLTKRTTWLLRQKKINPAHIYIVTFSRDATTQIQKRIEKELLQIPELSELCSFVNISTIDSFFSDLVNCIYPSWWEKSKKNNRYSMPPKLQLIDEINVQQDTLNAIHFFLNNTLHDKDNLSYAIDFILAGGLKKGFIQNQGTIDNILKTMSSETFLAANTNELRIAAQEMHPATSFLIDNFHKIARTLYEQRIQRGEFTYADRTVFLSENLSNNIPVQLKELIVDEYQDTNSIQHSILFNMVLELKARMVVVGDPKQSIYGFRNASVDVFQSLKTQHTWKHIELKKNFRSNKTLLQEINKLSDISFAWQNPNFPIEFKNSYFYNQSLKKYIPANALEYGEKETKNDSEIQNEIPSSIYIVTTSINKDRLKNIDINTNNIKFEEYSLLVFADFIKKFQAKNNINWDKIVVLCEENNDVQKITEVLKNNSIPVQSTTKKDIKNLRFLENQVALCLAKYLVGEADDFDLYLIMQSPISPLTHEEIEMHFTFAKKNESFDNTFINLLNSYRNIAKDNFFYAWQVLRWKLVLLHVDEKSRYEASIFCAKMDLFSSILSKKLESPTFRDKIENKILALLGAQENQSTIIKNLLFPNCVNDWEIEAWDSENCISDCFLEVKTVHRAKGLEWDYVCFYPKFGRAKTYNNFNVYLSDNHMDICWLNEDDNKLSIVNWIKNPSFQEIDNLKIYDSKGNFKKTCFFSKLRKQAEELFERQRVFYTAFTRAKKSLILFQPKTQKKHGYRDILANYSPNENFSFQKYLEEDVYLRYLDLNFELKENLKTKNKKLKINFNNTISEPWFQQEEIEPKPLTNKNNGVEYYDYGPNFIENIYLESKKKNTTNFDFESIDYNFFDLSKVINNDSNTSILENYTPYSIKNILCDIKQKKQQIINKTKGIHFHAAAENNKIIKNSFQNLVEKNSIKYFHELEIWTPKNNHLNFIETSRKIIDFLSILCFDNFLELNIKKIYCINTNKVIEFDEFLNQFRNIENIILILDYKTGVFKNQHISQIKTYLEIINPLNQNLLSSIGVNKQTRYLQIGCLCYNNKINFEISLEFNGQNLPFHYFSQNELLFFLV from the coding sequence ATGAATAAATTTACTGCAGAACAACTTCAATGTATTGATTTTTTTCCGAATGCTAAAGATACTTATCAACATTTATTAATTGAAGCCGGTGCTGGTGCAGGTAAAACTGAGGTATTGACCAAAAGAACAACATGGCTTCTCAGGCAAAAAAAAATCAATCCAGCACACATTTATATTGTCACATTTTCTCGAGACGCAACAACGCAAATTCAAAAAAGAATTGAAAAAGAATTATTGCAAATTCCAGAATTGTCTGAGTTATGTTCATTTGTTAATATTTCTACAATTGATAGTTTTTTTTCGGATTTGGTTAACTGTATTTATCCGTCTTGGTGGGAAAAATCTAAAAAAAATAATAGATATTCTATGCCACCTAAACTACAACTCATTGACGAAATCAATGTTCAACAAGATACATTAAATGCTATTCATTTTTTTTTAAATAACACGTTACATGATAAAGATAATTTATCTTATGCAATAGACTTTATTTTAGCAGGTGGCTTAAAAAAAGGTTTTATTCAAAATCAAGGAACAATTGATAATATTTTAAAAACCATGAGTTCCGAAACTTTTCTTGCTGCTAACACAAATGAACTAAGAATTGCAGCACAAGAAATGCACCCAGCAACTTCTTTTTTAATAGATAATTTTCATAAAATTGCAAGAACTCTTTATGAGCAAAGGATCCAGCGCGGCGAATTTACTTATGCTGATAGAACTGTTTTTTTAAGTGAAAACTTGTCAAATAATATTCCAGTTCAACTAAAAGAATTAATTGTTGATGAATATCAAGACACAAATTCTATTCAACATAGTATTTTATTTAATATGGTGCTAGAACTTAAAGCACGAATGGTCGTGGTTGGAGATCCTAAACAGAGTATTTATGGCTTTAGAAATGCTAGTGTCGATGTTTTTCAAAGTCTTAAAACACAACATACCTGGAAGCATATAGAACTTAAAAAAAATTTTCGCTCAAATAAAACTCTTCTACAAGAAATTAATAAACTTTCAGATATTTCTTTTGCATGGCAAAATCCAAATTTCCCTATTGAGTTTAAAAATTCTTACTTTTACAATCAATCTTTAAAAAAGTATATTCCAGCTAACGCACTTGAATACGGTGAAAAAGAAACAAAAAATGATTCTGAAATTCAAAATGAAATACCATCTTCTATATATATAGTAACAACATCTATAAATAAAGATCGTTTAAAAAATATTGATATTAATACAAATAATATTAAATTTGAAGAATATTCACTTCTTGTTTTTGCAGATTTTATTAAAAAATTTCAAGCTAAAAATAACATAAATTGGGATAAAATTGTAGTACTATGCGAAGAAAATAATGATGTTCAAAAAATCACAGAAGTTTTAAAAAATAATAGTATTCCAGTTCAAAGTACTACGAAAAAAGATATTAAAAATTTACGATTTTTAGAAAACCAAGTTGCTTTGTGTTTAGCAAAATATCTTGTAGGAGAAGCTGATGATTTTGATCTTTATTTAATAATGCAAAGCCCTATTTCTCCGTTAACTCACGAAGAAATTGAAATGCACTTTACCTTTGCCAAAAAAAATGAGTCATTCGATAATACTTTTATAAACTTACTTAACTCTTATAGAAATATTGCAAAAGATAATTTTTTTTATGCCTGGCAAGTTTTGCGTTGGAAGTTAGTTTTACTTCATGTTGATGAAAAAAGTCGTTATGAAGCAAGCATTTTTTGTGCAAAAATGGACTTGTTTTCTAGTATATTATCAAAAAAACTAGAATCGCCAACGTTTAGAGATAAAATTGAAAATAAAATTTTAGCATTGTTAGGAGCACAAGAAAATCAATCCACAATTATAAAAAATTTGCTATTTCCTAATTGTGTTAATGATTGGGAAATAGAGGCTTGGGATAGCGAAAATTGTATATCAGACTGTTTTCTTGAAGTCAAAACTGTTCATAGGGCAAAAGGTCTTGAATGGGATTATGTCTGTTTTTATCCAAAATTTGGCAGAGCAAAAACATATAATAATTTTAATGTGTATCTTAGCGACAATCATATGGATATTTGTTGGCTAAACGAAGATGATAATAAATTATCGATTGTTAACTGGATTAAAAATCCTAGTTTCCAAGAAATTGATAATCTAAAAATTTATGATTCTAAAGGAAACTTTAAAAAAACATGCTTTTTTTCAAAACTTAGAAAACAAGCAGAAGAGCTTTTTGAAAGACAAAGAGTTTTTTATACAGCTTTTACCCGGGCAAAAAAATCACTTATCCTTTTTCAACCTAAAACACAAAAAAAACATGGTTATAGAGATATTTTAGCAAATTATTCACCAAATGAAAATTTTTCTTTTCAAAAATACCTCGAAGAAGACGTTTATTTAAGGTATTTAGATTTAAATTTTGAACTTAAAGAAAATTTAAAAACAAAAAATAAAAAATTAAAGATAAATTTTAATAATACAATTTCTGAACCGTGGTTTCAACAAGAAGAAATTGAGCCAAAACCTTTAACTAATAAAAATAATGGTGTTGAATATTATGATTATGGTCCAAATTTTATTGAAAATATTTACTTAGAGTCAAAGAAAAAAAATACAACTAATTTTGATTTTGAGAGTATTGATTATAATTTTTTTGATTTAAGTAAAGTTATTAATAATGACTCTAATACTTCTATTTTAGAAAACTATACTCCATATTCGATCAAAAATATACTTTGTGATATTAAACAAAAAAAACAGCAAATTATTAATAAAACAAAGGGTATTCATTTTCATGCAGCAGCTGAAAATAATAAAATAATTAAAAATTCATTTCAAAATTTAGTAGAAAAGAATTCAATTAAATATTTTCATGAGTTAGAAATTTGGACTCCAAAAAATAATCATTTAAATTTTATAGAAACATCAAGAAAAATTATTGATTTTTTAAGTATTTTATGTTTTGATAATTTTTTAGAATTAAATATTAAAAAAATATACTGCATCAATACAAATAAAGTAATTGAATTTGATGAGTTTTTAAATCAATTTAGAAATATTGAAAATATAATATTAATTCTAGATTACAAAACAGGTGTTTTTAAAAATCAGCATATTTCACAAATTAAAACATACCTGGAAATCATAAATCCTCTCAATCAAAATTTATTATCTTCTATTGGAGTTAATAAACAAACACGTTATTTGCAAATTGGATGCTTATGCTATAATAATAAAATTAATTTTGAAATAAGTTTAGAATTCAACGGGCAAAATTTGCCTTTTCATTATTTTTCACAAAATGAGCTGCTTTTTTTTCTTGTATAG
- a CDS encoding succinylglutamate desuccinylase/aspartoacylase domain-containing protein produces the protein MDNYFLTLDKYLKKFNSFENNFKGKIPNSVTINFNKHPGHIVFSSMIHGNEVGSLPAIIKCIELLESQKIKFGGKVTFLLGNAAAAQQRKRFLEDDLNRCFEQNNNGTQSLSLEKNRAQEIQLCLNEANVFIDFHQTIMPCLKPFYIFEMDKLCYFCASHGCCKYICNSKKREAFFCCGNV, from the coding sequence GTGGATAACTATTTTTTAACATTAGATAAATATTTAAAAAAATTTAATTCTTTTGAAAATAATTTCAAAGGCAAGATTCCTAATTCTGTAACAATCAATTTCAATAAACATCCTGGTCATATTGTATTTTCGAGTATGATTCATGGCAATGAAGTTGGCTCTCTTCCAGCAATTATCAAATGCATTGAACTGCTGGAATCGCAAAAAATAAAATTTGGAGGTAAAGTTACTTTTTTACTCGGTAACGCTGCCGCAGCTCAGCAACGCAAACGATTTTTAGAAGACGATCTCAACCGTTGCTTTGAGCAAAACAATAATGGAACTCAGTCTCTTAGTTTAGAAAAAAATCGCGCACAAGAAATTCAGTTATGCTTAAATGAAGCTAATGTTTTTATAGATTTTCATCAAACAATCATGCCATGTTTAAAGCCATTTTACATTTTTGAAATGGATAAACTTTGCTACTTTTGCGCGAGCCACGGGTGTTGCAAATATATTTGTAACTCGAAAAAAAGGGAGGCGTTTTTCTGCTGCGGGAATGTGTAG
- a CDS encoding acyl-CoA thioesterase, whose product MSVNNQFKYTNLSEIIIDNKIYSRVTSHLVLSAHLNAANNLFGGILVQWADECAGIYVMEILKTHHIVTKKISEVLFNEPAKLGDVLEFLCGVKSVGKTSITIECITRAREIDMEDRLRTILKCDFVFVKIDKFGRPTQHNFTLPDSNSQK is encoded by the coding sequence ATGTCAGTTAATAATCAATTTAAATATACAAACCTTAGTGAAATTATTATTGATAATAAAATTTATTCACGTGTCACTTCTCATCTTGTTTTGAGCGCACATTTAAATGCTGCAAATAATCTTTTTGGTGGAATTCTTGTACAATGGGCAGATGAATGTGCAGGAATTTATGTTATGGAGATTTTAAAAACACACCATATTGTAACCAAAAAAATTTCAGAAGTGTTATTCAATGAACCTGCAAAATTGGGAGATGTGCTCGAATTTTTGTGTGGTGTCAAGTCTGTAGGAAAAACGTCAATCACGATTGAGTGTATTACGCGCGCTAGAGAAATTGATATGGAAGATAGGTTGCGTACTATTTTAAAATGTGACTTCGTTTTTGTAAAAATTGATAAATTTGGCCGGCCTACGCAACACAATTTTACTCTGCCAGACAGCAACTCACAAAAGTAA
- a CDS encoding FliG C-terminal domain-containing protein: MTPGQKAAAILALIGEDNAGKIIQKIPKHEVKKILRSYQRLPYLTESDIEKIAKEFLKIIKDLDSEHNKFTLENAKKILKQANSTLKDDKWIDSLSDSFIIEEIRKLILEIDEKILIRWLKNEHPQTMSLILSICSAEKSSALFKLLDENVRCEIILRISQMNYVDTQELENVHEELDKLQKNRAIQETSPGGYEKILNVLQAASVEQREKLLKGIEEKDPKLAEKLLYGLISLSRLAELDPKYLSLLCSQLTDTTIALALRMETPEIKEKFLLAMSKKRRHILEEDIQNSKYPKKDVEKAVSEVVKKALELKDAGKIVFPWETTLV; encoded by the coding sequence ATGACTCCAGGACAAAAAGCTGCAGCAATATTAGCTTTAATAGGAGAAGACAATGCAGGAAAAATTATTCAGAAAATACCAAAGCATGAAGTAAAAAAAATTTTACGCTCTTATCAAAGACTGCCATATCTTACAGAAAGTGATATTGAAAAGATTGCAAAAGAGTTTTTAAAAATTATTAAGGATCTAGATTCTGAACATAATAAATTTACATTAGAAAATGCAAAAAAAATATTAAAACAAGCAAACAGCACTCTTAAAGATGACAAATGGATAGACTCACTGTCTGATTCTTTTATAATTGAAGAAATTAGAAAGCTTATATTAGAAATTGATGAAAAAATTTTAATAAGATGGCTAAAAAATGAGCACCCACAAACCATGTCTCTTATTTTATCGATATGCAGTGCAGAAAAAAGTTCTGCATTATTTAAGTTATTGGATGAAAATGTGCGATGCGAAATTATTTTAAGAATAAGCCAGATGAATTATGTAGATACTCAAGAGTTAGAAAATGTTCATGAAGAATTAGATAAACTCCAAAAAAATAGAGCCATTCAAGAAACATCTCCAGGAGGATACGAAAAAATATTAAACGTTCTCCAAGCAGCATCTGTTGAACAACGAGAAAAACTGCTAAAGGGAATAGAAGAAAAAGATCCTAAGCTTGCAGAAAAACTGTTATATGGTTTGATTTCTTTAAGTAGACTTGCCGAATTGGATCCAAAATATTTATCTTTATTGTGCTCACAATTGACAGACACCACCATTGCTCTCGCTCTTAGAATGGAAACGCCTGAAATAAAAGAAAAATTTTTACTAGCCATGTCAAAAAAAAGAAGACATATTTTAGAAGAAGACATTCAAAACAGCAAATACCCTAAAAAAGATGTAGAAAAAGCGGTTTCAGAAGTTGTAAAAAAAGCGTTGGAACTCAAAGATGCTGGTAAAATTGTATTCCCTTGGGAAACAACTCTGGTATAA